TATAGTCATACAATATGATTGTTTCAGATCTACTTTTAATGGATTCAAATGTCTAGACTGTTGGAATTTTTAAGGTTCTAGCATAGTCAGAAACTTAATCATAATCAGAATGTTGAGTAACTGTTTTTCCCAGTCTCAAAATTCATCTTTCACTTGTAATATATTTGGAATTATAGAACTTTTTCCCTCAGTTTCTGACTTAAatcttatttcactgaaaagtacTTTAATTCTACTTATGACCAATCATTACCATTAGTCTTTGTGAAACTCAGTATTTTACATTATAAATTCTATCATGTCTAGCCAACTTTGTAGGAGAGTTGATACCCTATAAAAATGTACCTACTCGTTTtcaaatgatcaagaatacaagtctaattccatatttttaaaaaaatgcatagacTGATAGTAACGTTGACCAATTATTGAAATGTGTTGAAAAAACTGCATTCCTACTGCTTAGTGGTAATTGTTTATTTAATACTCTTTTAACTttattccttaaaattgttcatattttaatCAGTAAGAATGGAAACAAGGAGAAGTAAAGGAACAATATAGAGTAAACAGCTCATAAGATATATAATTCTTACAAAGAATTCATTGATCTGTtgtgaaattttataataaagtgaaaagagagagGCACAAGATACACTTCAAGACTAGAAATTATTCACATTTAAGCCTGTGTTATGGCTGAGAGAGGAGACATGGCTTTTTCTGATCCACATTGGAAATTAGCTATGGAACAGAACCTCAGGCTCGTGATTATGTGGAACTACAAAATTATGTATAGTAGAGCAGTTCATTTAAATGGGAACAAAATACCTTGGGACTTCTGTCGACATAGCCAGTACTCATCTTTTTCATGTACTAATTAGTTTTTCATCTTGTGTCTAAATGGGActctatattataaataaaaggtgGATAACAAATGgctaatgactttttttttgtccCTTTAGATACATCCAGAAGGTGCCCAGAAGAAACAGCCtgtcagaaaaactgaaaaagcagTATTTATAACACAGGAATTTGTGGATAACTTGTTAAAATGGCAGAAAGTagtgaaaataatagtaaaaatgtaGATGTAAGGCCCAAAACTAGTCGGAGTAGAAGTGCTGACAGAAAGGATGGTTATGTGTGGAGTGGAAAGAAGTTGTCTTGGTCCAAAAAGAGTGAGAGTTGTTCAGATGCTGAAACAGTGGATGCtatagagaaaactgaaattcctTTAAGGAGCCAAGAAAGAAAGCACAGCTGTTCATCCATCGAGCTGGACTTAGATCATTCCTGTGGTCATAGATTTTTAGGCCGATCTCTTAAACAAAAATTGCAAGATGCTGTGGGACAGTGTTTTCCAATAAAGAATTGTAGTAGTCGGCACTCTTCGGGGCTTCcatctaaaagaaaaattcatatcaGTGAACTAATGTTAGATAAGTGTCCTTTCCCACCTCGATCAGATTTAGCCTTCAGATGGCATTTTATTAAACGACACACTGCTCCTATAAGTCCCAAACCAGATGAATGGGTAAGCACAGACTTGTCTCAGAGTGAATTGAGGGATGGTCagctaaaacaaagaagaaacatgGAAGATGTAAACTGTGTCTCTCATACCAATGTTCAACCTTGTGTCATAACTACCAACAATGCTTCATGTAGAGGTGATCTCATGACTGACTCTGTGATGAACCTGGATTCAAATAACAGTATAGAAGATAGTGATATGGATTCAGATGATGAAATTATAACACTTTGCACAagttcaagaaaaagaaacaaacccaaatggGAAATGGATGATGATATCCTACAGTTGGAAACACCTCCTAAGTACCACACCCAGATTGATTATGTACACTGTCTTGTACCAGACCTCCTTCAGATCAATAACAATCCATGTTACTGGGGAGTTATGGATAAATATGCAGCTGAAGCTCTACTAGAAGGAAAACCAGAAGGTACCTTTTTACTTCGAGACTCAGCACAGGAAGACTATTTATTCTCTGTTAGTTTTAGACGCTATAGTCGTTCCCTCCACGCTAGAATTGAACAGTGGAATCACAACTTTAGCTTTGATGCACATGATCCTTGTGTCTTCCATTCTCCTGATATTACTGGGCTCCTGGAACATTATAAGGACCCAAGCGCCTGTATGTTCTTTGAACCACTTTTATCCACTCCTTTAATTCGGACTTTCCCCTTTTCCCTGCAGCATATTTGCAGAACAGTTATTTGTAATTGTACAACTTATGATGGCATTGATGCCCTTCCAATTCCTTCTTCtatgaaattatatttgaagGAATATCATTATAAATCAAAAGTTAGAGTACTCAGGATTGATGCACCAGAACAACAATGCTAGGAAAAGGGTAGTAACATGGAAATAACggcatacatatttttagttaacattttattttttgttattcctCTTTGAATTTTTCTACAAAGGCAGTTGGGGTTGAAAATAAGCCTCTGCTGGatcagtttatttttcttatgctACACTATTTGTTGGAtgttaatagatatttttaaccACAGACATTCAGTTTTGGGTTTTACTATGTAAATTGtatacttaaatttttctttccttaatttatatgtggtccAGGCATATTTGAAATTTGGTAGGCATTACAAATATATTTGGAtagtctgtatttttctttaataataaacttATGTTCCTTtctacatgtaaaatattttttaacctatGCTATCAGTGTtcttatacataaaatagtttcCTCATCCCCTCATTGTTGaactttaaaattcttcagtaaAAGTAAATGTTATGATTCATCCATACTAGTGTAATTGACTTTTATAATTTACTATAGGGATGTTAAAGGTAACAAAATGGCTTAAAGTTAAActttatgtgtttttaatttaaatattaactgtAAAATGGATTAATCCGATCAATGAGCATCAAATGAGAACATGACATTCTGGAGGTGTATTTATTCTGCAATATGGCATGGTCGTTTGTTGTTCTTCAACAGGTCTTTTTCTCCACCTGGTAGAGTTTAATCATCCttctgtgtatgtgtacacacatatgcaaaccctgggcctcacccatgctagtcaagctataccactgagctaaatccccagcctaAGTTAAACcatctttaaaacataaattttatttctcaatgaaaactttaaaagtaatAACAGTATTAGTACTCAGCATTAATTATAGCAACCAGGGTTTTCCTGTATTAATTTATGAACTGCTGATTCTACTTAGCTGTTTTTTAGAAGCTCTGAACCTGTTACTTTCAGGAACTTCCATAGTTTATAAACAACCACAAATTTCTACTGGTAACTAAAGAGGACCTAAAAAGTTTCTCATTGTTTTCAATTGAACTTGAATTAAGGATTCAAGAATTATACATGGAGATCAATATTCAGGAAGTTCTGTATTATTTTTGATCTTCAGGTTCcaattaattttcctattttcagaATTAACTTAGGTTTTTAATGTGACTT
The Sciurus carolinensis chromosome 2, mSciCar1.2, whole genome shotgun sequence DNA segment above includes these coding regions:
- the Socs4 gene encoding suppressor of cytokine signaling 4, translating into MAESSENNSKNVDVRPKTSRSRSADRKDGYVWSGKKLSWSKKSESCSDAETVDAIEKTEIPLRSQERKHSCSSIELDLDHSCGHRFLGRSLKQKLQDAVGQCFPIKNCSSRHSSGLPSKRKIHISELMLDKCPFPPRSDLAFRWHFIKRHTAPISPKPDEWVSTDLSQSELRDGQLKQRRNMEDVNCVSHTNVQPCVITTNNASCRGDLMTDSVMNLDSNNSIEDSDMDSDDEIITLCTSSRKRNKPKWEMDDDILQLETPPKYHTQIDYVHCLVPDLLQINNNPCYWGVMDKYAAEALLEGKPEGTFLLRDSAQEDYLFSVSFRRYSRSLHARIEQWNHNFSFDAHDPCVFHSPDITGLLEHYKDPSACMFFEPLLSTPLIRTFPFSLQHICRTVICNCTTYDGIDALPIPSSMKLYLKEYHYKSKVRVLRIDAPEQQC